A window from Fragaria vesca subsp. vesca linkage group LG5, FraVesHawaii_1.0, whole genome shotgun sequence encodes these proteins:
- the LOC101306530 gene encoding cytochrome P450 716B2-like produces MHMEMENLNLFFPVSVLFAICALLFFVFKYSTSNSKPNNLPPGSFGWPIIGETFAFINETQQRFVGDRMKRHSSKLFKTNIFGEPTVVFCGISGHKFIASNEEKLFLAWRPHSMQKLFRSSYQKAASQATIPRADAVQIYRAPGFLKPEALVRYIETMDTLVQEHLKLHWDGKSTVEVYHLAQLLVMTLSARFFTGLEDNHGRTERFTELMNIITSGLHTVPLSVPGTTFYRAMKAADAMRKEVLLLIKEKKAAMSSGVQMHDIMSFMLFNADPTGRFVPENEVADKIMGLMAGGFHSPSMATSYLIKYLGENPEICDKIRTGNLSNF; encoded by the coding sequence ATGCATATGGAGATGGAAAATCTAAATCTCTTCTTTCCTGTCTCTGTTCTCTTTGCCATATGTGCTCTCCTCTTTTTCGTTTTCAAGTACTCTACTTCCAATTCCAAACCCAATAACCTTCCTCCTGGAAGTTTTGGATGGCCAATTATTGGTGAGACCTTCGCATTCATCAACGAAACGCAGCAAAGATTTGTCGGGGACAGAATGAAAAGACACTCCTCAAAGCTCTTCAAAACCAACATCTTCGGCGAGCCAACCGTCGTGTTTTGTGGCATTTCCGGTCACAAATTCATCGCTTCCAACGAGGAGAAACTATTCTTGGCATGGCGACCACACTCCATGCAGAAGCTCTTCCGCTCATCTTATCAAAAAGCTGCTTCCCAGGCCACCATACCCCGAGCCGATGCAGTTCAAATCTATCGTGCCCCCGGTTTTCTTAAACCCGAAGCTCTCGTTCGGTACATAGAAACCATGGATACTTTGGTTCAGGAGCACTTGAAGCTTCACTGGGATGGCAAAAGCACAGTTGAGGTGTACCATCTAGCTCAGCTACTTGTGATGACTCTATCTGCACGCTTCTTCACCGGACTCGAAGACAACCATGGCCGCACGGAAAGGTTTACGGAATTGATGAACATCATAACTTCAGGGCTGCACACTGTTCCTTTGAGTGTTCCAGGAACCACCTTCTACCGTGCAATGAAAGCCGCGGATGCGATGAGGAAGGAGGTTCTTTTGTTGATCAAGGAGAAGAAAGCAGCAATGTCTAGTGGAGTCCAAATGCATGATATCATGTCTTTCATGTTGTTTAACGCAGATCCCACCGGTCGTTTCGTACCGGAGAACGAAGTTGCTGATAAAATTATGGGTTTGATGGCCGGTGGATTCCACTCGCCTTCCATGGCTACAAGTTATCTAATCAAGTATCTCGGAGAGAACCCTGAAATATGTGACAAAATCCGAACAGGTAACTTAAGTAATTTCTAG
- the LOC101306240 gene encoding cytochrome P450 716B2-like: MKYSWGVALEVMRLVPPLQGTFREVITDFTYEGYTIPKGWKVYWSASSTNKISEYFPAPEEFDPTRFENGKAPPAYSNIPFGSGPRICPGKEYARLQLLCSLHHIVTKYKWEVINPNAKVAGGMNPVPEEGIHIRLQPY; encoded by the exons ATGAAATATTCTTGGGGTGTTGCACTTGAAGTTATGAGACTGGTGCCACCTCTTCAGGGAACATTTAGAGAGGTCATTACCGACTTCACCTACGAAGGTTATACAATTCCAAAAGGATGGAAG GTGTATTGGTCGGCCAGCAGCACAAACAAGATCTCCGAGTATTTTCCAGCACCGGAAGAGTTTGATCCGACCAGGTTTGAGAACGGAAAAGCTCCCCCTGCTTACTCGAACATCCCATTCGGAAGCGGACCTCGAATTTGTCCTGGAAAAGAGTATGCTCGTCTGCAACTCCTGTGTTCTCTCCATCACATTGTGACCAAATACAAGTGGGAAGTGATAAATCCAAATGCCAAGGTTGCAGGTGGTATGAATCCCGTCCCAGAAGAAGGGATTCACATTCGGCTTCAACCTTATTAG